A stretch of DNA from Cryptomeria japonica chromosome 4, Sugi_1.0, whole genome shotgun sequence:
CTTTATTTGTACTTTTTATTATGAATTGCgtaatatttattttcttattctAGTAAAAAATATGATCTCTAAGAAAATAAggcatttttttaatttatcttaACTTAGTATCTAACTCCTAATTTAATAACTGAAAATCAAACTTCTTTCCAcgataataatttttttaacttaGTATCAATAGAAAATTGTGATAAAAGACTTGCTTCACAAACAGGGTCGACTTTCGAATCTCGGCCAAGCTCGCAAATCATCTCATGTCAAAGTAGAGGAGGACCTGCAAGCAGTGAAGAACACTTATGTACTTCCAAACTGGTCACTGCATAGGGCGAGCTTCCGTGGCATAACCTTTAGTCTAGAATGGATAGACACAGGAACAAGGAGCGGGAGCGGGATCGGGATCGAGATCGAGATCATTACCGAGAGCGGGAGCGAGATggggacagagacagagacagagagaagaGGAGCAAGCGCTCAAGGTCGAGGTCTGTGGAGAGAGACAGGGAAAGGGACagggaaagagaaagagaaagagaaagagaaagagacagagacagagagaaaaGGAGTAAGCGCTCAAGGTCGAGGTCTGTGGAGAAGAGGGCGAAGCGCCGCTCAAGGTCGCCATCGGAGGGCAGGAAAAAGTACTCGGGCACATCGAAATCAAGATCCCAGTCACCCAGTAGGTCTCGGCGCCACCATAGTCACAGGTCACTAACACCTGAGGGAAAGCGGTCCGGGCGAGATAAGAAGCAGGCCGAAGAAGAGGAGAGACAGCGCGCAGCCGTGGTTGCGGAGTTCGTGGAGGGAATCGCCCGAGAGCAGGAGAAGCGCATGGCGGAGGGAGGAGCAGGAGCAaccgaagaagaagaaaaagaagaaatggagataaTGAAGAAGATGGGGTTTCCAACGGGGTTTGATTCCACCAAGGGGAAGCCTGTGCCGGGTGCTGATGTAAGCGGGGTGAGAATGGTCACCAAAAGACAGCCCCGCCAGTACATGAACAGGCGAGGGGGTTTCAACCGCCCTTTGCCTCCTGAATGCAACAGATAATTTCTTCATTTTATTTCCTCTCCTTTTCTTCAACATGTATAACAAAATTACAGCTAACTTATGTCAATTTTTGTCATTTTCTCTATCGTATAAAACGAAGATTTTGGTTCCTATATTTGTATGTCCTTGATTTGGCTGAGGTGCAATGTTCTTTTATTATAAGGTAAAGGGCCCGAACCCTTGTACACAAATGAACTCAGAAACAGTAATCAAATCTACAAAGTACAGTGATACAACAAACAGGGACTAACCAGAGAGCCCAACTGCACAGAAGCTGAAGGCCGACAGCAAAACCCCAGGCTAACATCTAGAGGACagcaaaaggaaaacaaaaatgcaaGAAGCTGAGATAAAAAACAGAAAGCTTAGACTAAACACCCCAAACAAAATCAAAATAGTACCATCATTCTTGAAACTTAACAGACGGCTTGGAGCCGCTAGGATCTAGATTTTGCTTGATTACAATGTTAAACTTAATACTTTTTAGTATTTTTTCTTCCAGCTCTACAATTTCGACAAATGCCCAGCTTTTATGTATCTAGAGCATTTTAAGATCACAAAGAAATTTTTTGTCTTTAAGTGAGCAATTTAAGATCACAAAAACTTATCCATTATTTTGAATGGCGTTAGTATTGTCTGTTTAGTGTTTTCATTACCAGTATCAATCCATTTGGATTGTAGCTACTGAAATGCCATATTCGCGTTGATCCATTTGAATGTAATTACTGAAATGCCATTCTTGTAATAATTAATCCTAATGATTTCTCCTATTACAAGAGATTCGTTGAACTTTGAAGATAATACGCCATTTTGACCCTTAATCTGCAATTCTGTAAATTGGTTTCTGTGGCTTCCATTGTCAATAACATATTGGTAATTCCAAGACGAAGAGTTCATCGTTCTGGTAGGGTCATTTCAACAATTGATCATTCTGGTTGTGCAAGAATATTAACGAATATTTATCACGTTTGCTGATGGTTTCTTGATGTATTGCGTTGAAATTCCCCATTATTTGCCACAGTATTTCTGATAATATATTATTCTACTTTGCAAATCTACATAGGCTTCAAAAAAGCAGTTTTTTTATCATAGCATAGTGTGTCATATGATTTATTTGGCACGTGATGTTAGATTCTTTACACATGCAACACACTTTCTTCCAAACGCAACAAGGTGCCTTGTTATATGGTTACTTGCTGGAGCATTCATTGCTTCATCAACCGATTTTGTGCATGAAATTCATTGTAGCCAATACCTCTAGCCATGTTAATGTCAATTTTCAGTATGCTATGAATAATTAGTAATCAATGTGCTAGTATTAATTTTCACTATGTCGATGCTTCACATTATTCGTTACTTAATTTGTGCATGTAATTTGTAGTATGCATTTTACTACACTCTCTTAGCCTCCTATCTAGATGTCAAGCTCTTTACAGTCTCTTACTTATTCGTAATTAAATTATACTCTGAAGTTTCTGTTCCAGATATCAATATAACCACATTAACAACTTTCAAATTACAAATATGTGATCTTTGCTCCATTGCATAACAtaattgcacacacacacacacacacacacacatcttgtCTGCGATCAACAATCTTTGCCACAGGCCACCAGTGTATGTTTAATTCTACATTGTGGAAAGCACCACGATGTACACCCCACAAAGCTCAACATCTTATTCCAATGGCTGACATGGGACTTTTAGCGTTCCAAGAGTTATATCATCCATGAATTGTAACACAACAAAGAACTTCACAAATATTTGCATTTattgttgtttataactagggaagatgggttcggattgccttaaggcaacatccgaacccatttaggactgggtcctatcttaAAGGGGTAGCGTGCCCTCAAGACAAGTCCGGCCCCATCCTCCACGCAACACTAAATGCAACAAGCCACAAATTGGCGCCAAAAGGGACTAAAGTCGACCTAGGATATATGGGTTAAAGACCCATATAAATAAAGGGTAAATTGCAAATACAAAAACAATTCAGTCATCCATGAAATCAGCGAATTAGCTCTGCAAACAAGAGGTGCAAAATCACTAAAGAAGGCTGTGCGAACTTATccaaggattgtgcgaacttgtaCAAGGATTGGGTGAACTTATTCAAGAGAATATAGGGCATTTTGGTGCAGTCTTGAAACATGCAAAAGGACAGATCTGATATATAAAGATCAGATTCagaaaagcaagctaagtattgtatttgtgcaataagagtgaatacataatctgacctgtgggtctttaatgcggggtttttcctccttggaggttttccaagggtatttgtgtttgtctcttggttccttgtttcattcttgagtttacttgattatagtttactaaattacaaatctgattaataaactagggcataatcaaatgttacaaatctgattaataaactagggcataatcaaatgttacaaatctgattactgatctagggcacaaatttaacatggtatcagagctaaggtgtctCTAATTTcagattttagtaaatcatttattGCATATAGTTGCTGTTTGTTTTCAGATTTAAATGTTAGGTTTGAgggttgaagatagacttgatggagcctttgattttgctgcttggaaagttcgtattctattgatccttgaagagaatgattTGCTAAagtttgtagaagaagaaaggctgtctCCTCCAGAAGATGTTGAAGCGCTGAAAC
This window harbors:
- the LOC131061061 gene encoding uncharacterized protein LOC131061061; its protein translation is MDRHRNKERERDRDRDRDHYRERERDGDRDRDREKRSKRSRSRSVERDRERDRERERERERERDRDREKRSKRSRSRSVEKRAKRRSRSPSEGRKKYSGTSKSRSQSPSRSRRHHSHRSLTPEGKRSGRDKKQAEEEERQRAAVVAEFVEGIAREQEKRMAEGGAGATEEEEKEEMEIMKKMGFPTGFDSTKGKPVPGADVSGVRMVTKRQPRQYMNRRGGFNRPLPPECNR